The genomic interval GTTGTCTGGGTCAAGTCGGCGCCCCAGGTCGGGTTGCTTTGCGACGAGATCCAGCACTTTTTCATGCTCAGTTCCATACAGTCTGGCCAGATGCACGCGGATTTCATCATCCACATCCAGCTCGGGGTGGCTGCGAAGCGCTGACTCAAAGGAATCAGCCACGGACTCATACGCGCCAAAAGAAGTACTCAACGGCATCTGCCTGGAGTCAAAGTGGCGCAGCGGAGGTAACACCGCAGCTTGGTGCTCCACCACATGCTCAATCACCTTGTACCCCATCACGCGCGAAGTGGTCCACTTGCCGCCAGAGACAGACACCAAACCATCAATGCCGACGTTGGCGTGATCGGAAATATCGAAACGGCGAGAGGACGTGTAGGTGTCGGTGCCGTCATCAACAAGCGGGCGCACACCCACCAGCGTGGAGATGATCTCTTTGCGATCAAGCGGTGTAGCGCGTACCGAATCGATGGTCTCAAGCAGCAAATCGATATCGCTTTCATCTGCAGCCGCATCATCAGCGTCACCGTCAATCATGGTGTCGGTTGGACCAATAAGGGTGCGCCCCATCCACGGATTCACGATCACATGCTTGCCGTTTTTGCCACGCACAAACACGCCACTCTGGCTGCCCAAATCACCAGTGAGCAAATGCACTCCCTTGGATTGGCGCACCTTCAACTTGGTTACCTCCGCCAAATCACCCAACGCCTGCGCAACCCACGGACCCGCAGCGTTGATCACCACAGGGGCATTCACCTCATGCGTGGTGTTGGTGACCTGATCAGTCACTTCTACACCCTTGACGCGGCCTTCTTCCACGTTCCGGAGAATGCGAGTGACTTTGGCGTGGTTGATCGCCGTTCCGCCATCTGCCGCAAAAGCTTTAATCACCGCGAGGAGGAGTCGTTCTGCATGGAGATTCAACGTATCATCGTGGCGCCACGCTCCCTTCAAGCCCTCCGGGTCAAGCCACGGGACTTCCTTGAGCAGTGCATTTTTAGGAATCCACCGGAAACGCGGCGAGTGGTTTTCCTTCGATTGCCCCTGGTTACGCTGCCACGCCATCGTTTCATACAACGCCACACCAGCACCCAACATAGGGGCTTTCGGCTCTGACCAATCAAACGCCGTGAGCATGAAACTGCGTGGAGCCACCAAATGCGGAGCGGCGATACCTAGGTACCGGCGTTCCTTCACGGCTTCCTGGACCACGCCGAAATCGTACTGCTCCAAATAGCGCAAACCACCATGAATCATCTTGGAGGTTGTCGATGATGTTCCAGAAGAATAATCTCTGGCCTCAAACATCACAGTGCGTAAACCGCGGCCTTGAGCATGTCGCGCAATCTGTACACCTGAGATACCACCGCCAATCACAATGACGTCATAATTATCGCGAAGCGGAGGGCCAATCCGGCGGGATTCAAAGTGTGCGCTCGTCATAAAAGTGAGCCTAATAGGAAAACCGCCAACCCACATCGTGAATTGACGGTTTTTTACTTATGAATTATTTAAATAAGTTTCCCCTGCAAAAAGGCCACAACCTCGTCCAATGCGACATCGTGCTGCTCATGCGCACGCATATCCTTCACCGCGATGGTGTTGTTCTCCAGCTCCTGCTCGCCCAGCACCAAGGTGTACAACGCGTTGGAGCGGTCAGCGCCCTTCATGGCACCCTTCAGGCCACGGTCGCCGTAAGACATATCGGTGGAAATACCCGCAGCGCGCAGCGTGTTCACGATTCCAGCAAGAGCCTTCTTAGCATCCTTGCCCAGTGGAACGCCGTACACATCAACG from Corynebacterium glutamicum ATCC 13032 carries:
- a CDS encoding glycerol-3-phosphate dehydrogenase/oxidase; translation: MTSAHFESRRIGPPLRDNYDVIVIGGGISGVQIARHAQGRGLRTVMFEARDYSSGTSSTTSKMIHGGLRYLEQYDFGVVQEAVKERRYLGIAAPHLVAPRSFMLTAFDWSEPKAPMLGAGVALYETMAWQRNQGQSKENHSPRFRWIPKNALLKEVPWLDPEGLKGAWRHDDTLNLHAERLLLAVIKAFAADGGTAINHAKVTRILRNVEEGRVKGVEVTDQVTNTTHEVNAPVVINAAGPWVAQALGDLAEVTKLKVRQSKGVHLLTGDLGSQSGVFVRGKNGKHVIVNPWMGRTLIGPTDTMIDGDADDAAADESDIDLLLETIDSVRATPLDRKEIISTLVGVRPLVDDGTDTYTSSRRFDISDHANVGIDGLVSVSGGKWTTSRVMGYKVIEHVVEHQAAVLPPLRHFDSRQMPLSTSFGAYESVADSFESALRSHPELDVDDEIRVHLARLYGTEHEKVLDLVAKQPDLGRRLDPDNLDIAAQAVFAVAEEAAVDLADVLDRRIVLGTLGYVQPAAVRATAEAMAQVTGWSAELIDAQCQSYLAKQDKIQAVLKPYR